The segment TCTTTCTCGATTATTTTTCGGTTCTTGAGAAAATGACATACGCCTCGAAAGAATGGGTTTTGCTTGAATCCATTATGCCACAAAAGAATTTAGATCCTGAAACTCCTTACGTTGAATTCGTGAGCAAACAAACAATCACTTTACCGAACGGCCAAGAACGTGCCCGAGGTATCGGCAGTCGTGTTAGCCCCGGCGGTCTAAAGATGGTGATGGAGCACTTTGGTTTTACAAGCCAAGAAGGTGTTATTACTCCGGCGGCAGTAAAAGGAACTCACGACGCTTTCAATGAAGTGATTCCCGGCTGGAAATCTCCGGTTCGTTTCATGATGCGCTTTCAAAAAGGCGGCGCTAAAGTCGCCGACCTCGCTGAAGAACTTAAAACTGGCAAGTTCAAGCAGCCGAAAGCTGGATTTGACGAGTATAAACCAGGTACGAAATTGAAGGCCGGCTCTTGGCAGTTTAACGATAAGGTAGCGGATGAGTTTGAGAATATCGCTCTGACTTCGATCCCACGCTATAAAGAAGTCATCGGCATGTGCGTCGAGATTGCGACCAAGGCTTATCCGGATAAGAAATGCCGCATTCTTGATGTGGGTTCTGCTATTGGAAAAACCATGGATGAATTCCATAAGAGCGGTTTCACAGATGTTTGGGGTGTTGAAAAGTCCGAGGCCATGATCAAGGGATCTAAATATAGCGATCATGTTATTCACTCTGACACTTTCCCTCGTGGACAAAAGCCATTCCACATTGTTTGCGCGAATTGGACTCTTCATTTCGTCAAAGAGCGTAAGGCCTATTTGGAAGATATCTACAATGGTCTTGAGAAAGAGGGCTTCCTCATTCTGTCTGATAAAACTCAGGGAAATCCGTTCCTTCTCGATCTGTATCATGATTTTAAGCGCCGGAATGGTTTGACCGAACAGCAGATTGCAGACAAAGCGGAATCTATCAAAGGTGTCCTCGAGCCTTATCCTTTGAATTGGTATTTGACCGAGTTGAAAAACATCGGTTTTAGCGAAGTTCACGTGATCAATGCTTACTATCACTTCACGACCTTTTTGGCGCGTAAGTAGTTTTATATTGATCGCTAAATTTGTTTTTGAGACAGTTTATATCTATGGAAGAAGCTGAGGTTAGAGTCTCACGTAGAAGTCTTTGTATCTTGTGGCATTTGAAATCAAAAAGAATTCTCTGCGTAACTCAATACACTAGTACCGCTCAAGCACTGATGTCTTCAGAAATGGAGATGGGTTTTAATATTATCTCCGGAGCAAAACCTATTCTTCACTCCAAAGATACAGTGGGATATTTGAGAAGTATTCCGCCGGAAGAGCTGCCGAACTATCTTTTTCATCGTCAATCCGGAGCTGTCGTAAAAATTAAAAATCCAAAACCCATAACGGAAAAGCAGAAAAACACCTGCATTCTGCTTGCAGGGCGCGCTCGTTATCTCCGCCGCGTAACTCGTGTGGTTAGTCAGGCTCGTAAGCGCGTGGCACCTTCAGAACTCTATGGGGAGCTCGTTGACTATATTCGCCGCGAACAAGCGTTGAAGTTTCGCGCATCTGGATACAATGAGGATCTCATTCAAGAATGTCTCTTTGTGTTTCAGTATGCTCAAGTGAAAAAGATCACTCCTCGGGCTGCGGCTGATGAGGTTATCTTCCGCTTTAGTTTATTTCAAGCTGACTTGTGGAAAACGGAAGAGGTGAAGCTGAAGTATTACGACCTCTTTGCCAATGCCGCAAATTTAGAAGACCTTCATGATATTTTTCAAGATTTCATCAGGGAGTATTATTTAAATTCCCATGTCTAAGAATATCTTTATCTATAATCCCATGCTCATTACTAAGAAAAAGTTGCAGGATCTGCCGGGGATCCGGGCTTTCCGGCAGGCGTTTAATCTCTTTAATGAGAACGTCGTCTTGATTGATCGCACTCACACCATTCAAGTGCCGGTAAATGTCGCGGTCCACGCCCCTATTCCAGAGTTTCGTAAGATTGATAAATCTTACGAGCAAATTTGTGATGAACGCGCACAAGAGCTTCTTCGCCGTTCTGACGAGCATGATCTGCCGATTAATGTTTTCTATTCCGGTGGCATTGATTCAACACTTGTGATGGTTTCTCTTTTAAAAAATGCGACGGAAGAACAGAAAAATCGTATCTGTGCTTTTATGTCCCAAGAATCAATTAACGAGAACCCAGCCTTCTACCGCGATCATCTCCGTGGCAAAGTAAAACTCGAAGCTGCTGCAGTTTATCCTTACGCACTCTCTAAACGAGCTCTCTTTGTTGGCGGCGAGTACAATGATCAAATCTTTGGTTCAGCCCTATTTAAAGACTTCCTAGATGTGCATGGCGAAGAAGCCCTTGCGAAGAAATATAGTCGCAATCAAATGGCACAGATGTTTGGCAGAAAGTGGCATAATGATGCCGTGATCTCTTGGTACATGGATCTTTTTGAAAAGGTTCGTGCTGCGGCTCCGTGCCCGGTTGAATCCAACGCGGATTTCTTATGGTGGATTAATTTTTCTTTGAAGTGGCAATCGGTCTATTTCCGAATGCTGACCTACGCTTCAGATTTTGTTGTTCACAATATTGACCGTGATTTCATCGATAACTATTTCTTTCACTTCTATGGCACCGATGATTTCCAGCTCTGGTCCATGGGAAATCCTGACAAGCGCGTTGTCACCAAATGGGAATCTTATAAGCAAGAAGCGAAAGATGTGATTTATCGCTTCAATAAAGATTCAGACTATCGTGATTTTAAAACCAAGAACGGTTCGCTTGCTTGGGTCATTATGCATCAGATTCAAAAGAACTTTATTGATGATCAGATGCATATGTATATGACTCTGCCGCGCACAGATTGGTTTAATCCTAATAATAGCTTTAAGGACGCTCCATTCTAAAATATGGAAAAACTCTTAAATCTAAGCTTTAAAACTGGCCGAAGTCTTAAGAGTATAATCTCTCAAGAGGATCTTTTATTCGATCCCTTTGATAAAGCGATCAGCCGCCTTAAGTACAAGCCAGATTTTTTTAACTACGATCTTCAATCGGAAACAGTGGCTAGTATTCAAGAGATTGGTAAAGCAAAGACGTGGGAAGAATGCTGTGCCGAAAGAGCTTTGAATCTGTTGAAACTTGATTATGAAAACTATTGGTTCGCCTACAGCGGCGGCATCGATAGCACCGGAATGCTCACTTCGATTCTGAAATTCTGGCCGGCAAAAGAACTTTCTCGCGTGTCCGTTGTGCTCACTCACCACTCTGTCGAAGAAAATCCGTTCTTCTTTGATAAGTATGTTGTGAAGTTCAATCTTATTAATACTCTTCGCCCGCTTTCGAAAATGCTGCTCAAGGGTCATACCCTGATGGTGACGGGTGAACTGGGCGATCAACTCTTTGGCTCGGACATTCTGGGTGCCGGTAGTCGCCAGTATGGGGATGAAGTTCTTTTTAAAAACTATAAAGACGTGGCTCCACAGATCATCGAAGCATACATCGGCACCAAGGGACCTGGAAAAAGTATTTTTGAGCACTTTCATCCGATTGTTGAGGAATCTCCTTTTCCGATTAAAACGGCCCACGACTTTTTCTGGTGGCTGAACTTCTCGCAGAAATGGCAGCACGTGAAATTTCGTTTTATCGAGAGCACGAGTTGGGACTTGAAGGCTAAATATGGCAGTCATATCCAGCACTTCTACGATAGCCCGAGCTTCCAGAACTGGAGCTTACAGAATCATGATCTGAAAATCCGCAATACTTGGCAGTCTTATAAATTCACGGCGAAAGAATACATCGCAGATTTTTCGAAAGACCCGGGCCAGTTGAATCTAACGAAGATTCAAAGCCTGGAGAAAACCTATGTCATTGATGAAAAACGTATTGGCGTAGATTCAAACTACAAACCGATTCAAACTTTTGAGGAGCTCAAGCACTATGTCAGATAGAGTGAAGCTCTTCATTTATACAGATGCTAAAACCCACCGCGTGCTCTTTACGAAGCGAAGTACGAAGTTTAACTTCTTGGTAGGCATCCAGGGCGTTTATGTGCATATACTTAGTTCCCGGCTTGAGCTGCCCGAAATTAAACCGTTAACTCAGACTTATCAGCCGAAAGCGGGGCTTAAAAAGGCCTCCTCGAAACTGAGTAAGCCAGAGCAAGAACGTCTTGGTGTTTTGCGCAGAAAGGTCGAGATCGTTATCTTAGTGCTGACGAGCCTCTATATTATGCGTGATGAGATTAAGGCAAGCTTCACGAAAAGTGTTTTGGAGAACACTCCGATAAGTTCAGGCAGCTTCAAAAAGTACTGGCTCTTTGTAGCCGAGGAAAAGAAGCTATTATTTGCGCGGCTTCAAAAGTTCAGAAAAAATTTTTCTACGGCGGTCAATGCTGCAGAAACCCTCGACCAGGTGGATGCTCTTTATGAGCATATGCGTTTTAATGTAAATCTTGGGGTTTACTCGGTGATGAATAGAGAGAGAAAGGGCCTCCATGGCACAAAAAGTTAACATTGAGCTCTTAAAGAAGGCCATATTGGAAGTAAACCCGCGTGTGCGTACGATGAACTTCACCGCACAAACGGACCTCTTTGAAGAGGGAATTCTCGATTCATATTCGGTGATTCAGCTGGTGAATACCTTTGAGGAACGATTTGGCATCGTCTTCGACTATGGAGACCTAAAGGCGGCCTATTTTAGAAACCTCATGAGCCTGATGGGCATCCTTACGACAAAGTATAAAGTCGAAGAGGGCAAGAATCTGCCCGGCACCGGAAAGAAGAAGGCGGCCAAAAATGCGGGCGCCGCCAAGAAAGCAAAAAAGAAAACCTAAAATTTAGTGAACGTTCGATTCAACATCGGATGAGAATCATCTGTCGGCCCGGTATCTGAATCCGGATGGAAGGCGATGATTTTCAATTTGCTGTCGAAAGAATTGAACGAGTGAACCAAACCTTCTGGCAAATAGAAGGCCATGCCTGGCTTCAGAGGAAGTTTCTGATTCGGCATCACGCACTCCCCTTCACCTTCAAAGACGACCCCGAGACGAATCGTCGGATGAATGTGCGGCGTTTGAATCACTTTTGGTGGGAACACTAAAAGATTGAAAACCGGATCCCCCATACGTGGCGGCGGAATAATGATCGTCGTATTCGAGTTATCGATATAGCAGAGACGGCCGCTATCTTCGACGGGGCCACCGACATGGAGAAGCCCGCGATATCCGACGCGCTCGATGACGATGATTTCACCGTCGCCTTTGATGTGGAGTGGACCCGGCGCAGAGAAGTACATGCCGCCCTGAAGAGTGACGTAGTGTTGGCCTTGGCGCTGGAGTTCATATTTTCCATTGAGAACGAACCCAAAGTAGGTGCTTGTCGGGAGCGAAAAATTCTCATCACAACGCCCGAAGCCTTTTAAGACACTCGGATACATAGTGGCAGACGCATCTAAAACACATCCTTCTTTAACCATCTTGTAAATCATAGTCGCTCCCCTACTATCTAAAAAACTATCTCGCTAAAATCCGCTGCAGTCATTGCCCAACGCTCATAAGCAGACTAAGGACCTAGATTGGTTTAGCTCTTTTTGCCTTTTTAGGCGCATTTTTTGACTTCTGCGCCTCTATTTTAAGCTTTTCTTCATTCTCT is part of the Bdellovibrionales bacterium genome and harbors:
- a CDS encoding methyltransferase domain-containing protein; protein product: MAAKNVKKKTPFEVEPGFYLEDNRNQRAVVPVTKETLEAKHAAIMPEWLVEGKSVLDLGCCLAATGHWCLSYGAKKYTGVELQPEYAKKAKELLGKHWSKDQFEIVQSEISDFLAEVKKGEYDIVMMAGVLYVFLDYFSVLEKMTYASKEWVLLESIMPQKNLDPETPYVEFVSKQTITLPNGQERARGIGSRVSPGGLKMVMEHFGFTSQEGVITPAAVKGTHDAFNEVIPGWKSPVRFMMRFQKGGAKVADLAEELKTGKFKQPKAGFDEYKPGTKLKAGSWQFNDKVADEFENIALTSIPRYKEVIGMCVEIATKAYPDKKCRILDVGSAIGKTMDEFHKSGFTDVWGVEKSEAMIKGSKYSDHVIHSDTFPRGQKPFHIVCANWTLHFVKERKAYLEDIYNGLEKEGFLILSDKTQGNPFLLDLYHDFKRRNGLTEQQIADKAESIKGVLEPYPLNWYLTELKNIGFSEVHVINAYYHFTTFLARK
- a CDS encoding cupin domain-containing protein, which encodes MIYKMVKEGCVLDASATMYPSVLKGFGRCDENFSLPTSTYFGFVLNGKYELQRQGQHYVTLQGGMYFSAPGPLHIKGDGEIIVIERVGYRGLLHVGGPVEDSGRLCYIDNSNTTIIIPPPRMGDPVFNLLVFPPKVIQTPHIHPTIRLGVVFEGEGECVMPNQKLPLKPGMAFYLPEGLVHSFNSFDSKLKIIAFHPDSDTGPTDDSHPMLNRTFTKF